One genomic segment of Streptomyces niveus includes these proteins:
- the kdgD gene encoding 5-dehydro-4-deoxyglucarate dehydratase, translating into MTLFDPETLRSVLGTGLLSFPVTHSRPDFSFDEDAYREHVSRQSSLPTSGVFAAGGTGEFFALTPTEVARVVRAAVAASGDTKPVVAPAGYGTAQAVAMARDAEAAGASGVFLLPPYLTELSQAGLVAHVRAVCEATGLGVIVYHRANAAFGYDAVRELTDTCPNLIGFKDGIGDVDLMTRIHARLHGRLLSIGGLPTAETYALPYLEMGVTTYSSALLNFIPEFALDFYDAVRARDAATVYRKLDEFVLPYLDIRDRQPGYAVSIVKAGLRATGRDPGPVRPPLTDLTATELGELKALVEKVLPA; encoded by the coding sequence ATGACGCTGTTCGACCCGGAGACCCTGCGGTCCGTCCTCGGCACGGGATTGCTGTCCTTCCCCGTCACCCACTCGCGTCCGGATTTCAGCTTCGACGAGGACGCCTACCGCGAACACGTCTCGCGGCAGTCCTCGTTGCCGACGTCCGGTGTCTTCGCCGCGGGCGGCACCGGCGAGTTCTTCGCGCTCACGCCCACCGAGGTCGCCCGGGTCGTACGGGCGGCCGTCGCGGCGAGCGGCGACACCAAGCCCGTGGTGGCACCGGCCGGCTACGGCACGGCGCAGGCGGTCGCGATGGCACGCGACGCCGAGGCGGCGGGCGCGTCGGGCGTGTTCCTGCTGCCGCCGTATCTGACCGAACTGTCCCAGGCGGGGCTGGTCGCCCATGTCCGCGCGGTGTGCGAGGCGACCGGTCTCGGTGTGATCGTCTACCACCGCGCCAACGCCGCGTTCGGCTACGACGCCGTACGGGAGCTCACCGACACCTGCCCCAACCTGATCGGGTTCAAGGACGGCATCGGTGACGTCGACCTGATGACCCGCATCCACGCGCGGCTGCACGGGCGGCTGCTGTCCATCGGCGGACTGCCCACGGCCGAGACGTACGCCCTGCCGTATCTGGAGATGGGCGTCACGACCTACTCCTCGGCGCTGCTCAACTTCATCCCGGAGTTCGCGCTCGACTTCTACGACGCGGTGCGCGCACGCGACGCCGCGACGGTCTACCGCAAGCTCGACGAGTTCGTCCTCCCCTATCTCGACATCCGTGACCGGCAGCCCGGCTACGCGGTGTCGATCGTGAAGGCCGGGCTGCGGGCCACCGGCCGGGACCCGGGCCCCGTACGCCCGCCGCTGACCGATCTCACCGCTACGGAACTGGGTGAGCTCAAGGCGCTGGTGGAGAAGGTGCTTCCCGCGTGA
- a CDS encoding 2-hydroxyacid dehydrogenase, with translation MTSSSPAPREGTVLQVCPLPASLESALAAHHRTVRLNEQTDPAAYLRDHGDEVVAVVTRARTGVSHDLMDALPRLGAIVNFGVGYETTDVARARARGIQVSNTPDVLTDCVADLAVGALIDVMRRLSAADRYVRRGDWVPGGFPLTTKVSGKRIGILGLGRIGRAIARRLEGFDVELSYHSRTAADDVPYRYADSPHALAAGADVLVVAAAGGVGTRGLVSADVLEALGPDGYLVNIARGSVIDEPALVDALVKGGIAGAALDVFVDEPRVPAALPALDNVVLLPHIASGTHETREAMGELAFRNLHRFMTEGTLVTPVPEPPAA, from the coding sequence GTGACGTCCTCCTCGCCCGCGCCGCGTGAGGGAACCGTCCTCCAGGTCTGCCCGCTGCCCGCCTCGCTGGAGTCCGCGCTCGCGGCGCACCACCGCACGGTGCGACTGAACGAGCAGACCGACCCCGCCGCGTATCTGCGGGACCACGGTGACGAGGTGGTGGCGGTCGTGACCCGCGCGCGGACCGGGGTCTCGCACGACCTCATGGACGCGCTGCCCAGGCTCGGCGCCATCGTCAACTTCGGGGTCGGCTACGAGACGACGGACGTCGCGCGCGCCCGCGCGCGCGGGATCCAGGTGAGCAACACCCCCGACGTGCTCACCGACTGCGTCGCCGACCTCGCCGTGGGCGCGCTGATCGACGTGATGCGCCGGCTCTCCGCCGCCGACCGTTATGTACGCCGGGGCGACTGGGTTCCGGGCGGCTTCCCCCTCACCACCAAGGTGAGCGGAAAGCGGATCGGCATTCTCGGCCTCGGCCGGATCGGGCGCGCGATCGCCCGCCGGCTCGAAGGGTTCGACGTCGAGCTGAGCTACCACTCGCGTACGGCGGCGGACGACGTGCCGTACCGCTACGCCGACTCGCCCCACGCGCTCGCCGCCGGGGCCGATGTCCTCGTGGTCGCGGCGGCCGGCGGCGTTGGCACGCGGGGTCTGGTCTCCGCGGACGTGCTCGAAGCGCTCGGACCGGACGGCTATCTGGTCAATATCGCGAGGGGCAGTGTGATCGACGAACCGGCGCTGGTCGACGCCCTCGTGAAGGGCGGAATCGCCGGAGCGGCGCTCGATGTCTTCGTCGATGAACCGCGTGTTCCTGCGGCCCTGCCGGCGCTCGACAATGTGGTGCTCCTGCCGCATATCGCCAGTGGCACGCACGAGACCCGCGAGGCCATGGGGGAACTCGCCTTCCGGAACCTCCACCGGTTCATGACCGAGGGCACCCTGGTCACCCCCGTACCGGAGCCGCCCGCGGCGTGA
- a CDS encoding potassium channel family protein — MPPLSPLYLLRKLLGNERWQRLHVKASAWAAIGVVLVLLIGSWIIVPFESSAPRATITSFPLALWWSVETATTVGYGDLYPVTVAGRVIAGIVMLVGISVFSIVTASLATWFVGSAARRARRVALALEHTESAGEADAARELRALHARFDRLEHLLARSSGDKPEPPA, encoded by the coding sequence ATGCCTCCGCTCTCGCCGCTCTACCTACTGCGCAAGCTGCTGGGCAACGAGCGGTGGCAGCGGCTGCATGTGAAAGCCTCCGCGTGGGCGGCCATCGGCGTCGTCCTGGTGCTGCTGATCGGTTCCTGGATCATCGTCCCGTTCGAGTCGTCGGCGCCCCGCGCGACGATCACCTCGTTCCCGCTCGCGCTGTGGTGGTCCGTCGAGACAGCCACCACCGTCGGGTACGGGGATCTGTACCCGGTCACCGTCGCCGGTCGTGTCATCGCGGGCATCGTGATGCTCGTCGGGATCTCGGTCTTCAGCATCGTCACCGCATCCCTGGCCACCTGGTTCGTGGGCAGCGCCGCGCGCAGGGCCCGCCGGGTGGCGCTCGCCCTGGAACACACCGAGTCGGCGGGGGAGGCGGACGCCGCCCGCGAACTGCGCGCCCTGCACGCCCGCTTCGACCGCCTCGAACATCTGCTGGCCCGGAGCTCCGGCGACAAGCCCGAGCCTCCCGCCTGA
- a CDS encoding aminoglycoside phosphotransferase family protein: MATTPPDGRAGIDAALVKRLIAAQFPQWSALPVTPVEVDGWDNRTYRLGESMTARLPTAAGYVPAVAKENRWLPRLAPQLSVAVPPVLGLGVPGEGYPFPWSVRGWLPGGTALPERIGDMTAFAVEVAKFLLALQRCDATGGPVAGEHSFYRGTPPAHYDDETRRCLAALKGHVDTDRAAAVWEAALDAEWRGEPVWFHGDFASGNLLVADGKLTAVIDFGTSGVGDPACDLVIAWGMFHGESRAAFRRTVGQDDGTWARARGWALWKALLVLSQNIDTDEEVAEVNRRVLAEVLADHDEFA; this comes from the coding sequence ATGGCCACAACTCCCCCCGACGGCCGCGCCGGTATCGACGCGGCCCTGGTGAAACGTCTGATCGCCGCGCAGTTCCCTCAGTGGAGCGCCCTGCCCGTCACCCCCGTGGAGGTCGACGGGTGGGACAACCGGACCTACCGGCTCGGCGAGAGCATGACCGCCCGGCTGCCCACCGCCGCCGGCTATGTCCCGGCCGTCGCCAAGGAGAACCGGTGGCTGCCCCGGCTGGCGCCCCAACTGTCCGTCGCCGTACCGCCGGTGCTCGGTCTGGGGGTTCCCGGTGAGGGATATCCCTTCCCGTGGTCGGTGCGTGGCTGGCTGCCGGGTGGGACGGCGCTGCCCGAGCGGATCGGGGACATGACGGCGTTCGCCGTCGAGGTGGCCAAGTTCCTGCTCGCACTCCAGCGCTGTGACGCCACCGGCGGCCCGGTCGCGGGGGAGCACAGCTTCTATCGGGGAACGCCGCCCGCCCACTACGACGACGAGACGCGCCGCTGTCTCGCCGCGCTCAAGGGCCATGTGGACACCGACCGGGCCGCCGCCGTGTGGGAGGCCGCGCTCGACGCCGAGTGGCGCGGGGAGCCGGTGTGGTTCCACGGCGACTTCGCCTCCGGCAATCTGCTGGTCGCGGACGGGAAGCTGACGGCCGTCATCGACTTCGGTACGTCGGGGGTCGGGGACCCCGCCTGCGACCTGGTGATCGCGTGGGGGATGTTCCACGGCGAGAGCCGGGCGGCGTTCCGGCGGACGGTCGGTCAGGACGACGGCACCTGGGCCCGCGCCCGGGGGTGGGCGCTGTGGAAGGCGCTGCTGGTCCTGTCCCAGAACATCGACACTGACGAGGAAGTGGCCGAGGTCAACAGGCGCGTGCTCGCCGAAGTCCTGGCGGACCACGACGAGTTCGCCTGA
- a CDS encoding EF-hand domain-containing protein, with the protein MASAFQERKLKGMFAAFDADGDGYLRQQDFVALVARWNRLPGVEPGTELRARVESLLMGWWAALVEVGDANGDGAVDLEEMLALVDRLPAMVADVTATADTVFDATDANGDGRISPEEHQRLVETWNGQPVDMAGVFELLDLNGDGHLSREEFALLWRQFWISDDPAEPGNWLCGRFPEKL; encoded by the coding sequence ATGGCCAGCGCGTTTCAGGAGCGCAAGCTCAAGGGGATGTTCGCCGCGTTCGACGCGGACGGTGACGGTTATCTGAGGCAGCAGGACTTCGTGGCGCTCGTCGCCCGCTGGAACCGACTGCCGGGAGTGGAACCGGGGACGGAACTGCGCGCCCGGGTGGAGTCACTGCTGATGGGCTGGTGGGCGGCGCTCGTGGAGGTCGGGGACGCCAACGGGGACGGCGCGGTCGACCTGGAAGAGATGCTCGCGCTCGTCGACCGGCTGCCGGCCATGGTCGCGGACGTCACCGCGACCGCCGACACCGTCTTCGACGCCACGGACGCCAACGGCGACGGTCGTATATCCCCGGAGGAACACCAGCGGCTCGTCGAGACCTGGAACGGGCAGCCCGTGGACATGGCGGGCGTCTTCGAACTGCTCGACCTGAACGGCGACGGTCACCTCAGCCGCGAGGAGTTCGCGCTGCTGTGGCGCCAGTTCTGGATCAGCGACGACCCGGCGGAGCCGGGCAACTGGCTCTGCGGCCGGTTCCCCGAAAAGCTTTAG
- a CDS encoding RrF2 family transcriptional regulator, with translation MKLTGGVEWALHCCVVLTTAPDPVPAARLAELHDVSASYLAKQLQALSRAGIVSSSQGNAGGYALTRAPELISVLDVVEAVDGSKPAFVCTEIRQRGPLATPPEACTRPCAISRAMAGADAAWRAALEAISVADLARGVDEDYGPTALAGIRTWLSGP, from the coding sequence ATGAAGTTGACGGGCGGCGTCGAGTGGGCGCTGCACTGCTGTGTGGTGCTGACCACGGCCCCCGATCCGGTGCCCGCGGCCCGGCTCGCGGAGCTGCACGACGTCTCCGCGAGCTATCTGGCCAAGCAGTTGCAGGCGCTCTCGCGGGCCGGCATTGTCAGCTCCAGCCAGGGCAACGCCGGGGGATACGCCCTGACCAGGGCGCCCGAACTGATCAGCGTTCTCGATGTCGTAGAGGCCGTCGACGGCTCGAAGCCCGCGTTCGTCTGCACCGAGATCCGTCAACGCGGTCCGCTGGCGACGCCGCCGGAGGCATGCACCCGGCCCTGCGCGATCTCCCGCGCGATGGCAGGGGCGGACGCCGCCTGGCGTGCGGCACTCGAGGCGATATCCGTCGCGGATCTCGCCCGGGGTGTGGACGAGGACTACGGCCCCACCGCGCTGGCGGGCATCCGCACCTGGCTGTCCGGCCCCTGA
- a CDS encoding SDR family oxidoreductase has product MKITVVGGTGLIGSQVVDKLTAAGHEAVPAALSTGVDLLTGKGLDQALDGAEVVVNLANSPTFDEASLDFFRTSMTNLLAAGEQAGVRHQAILSIVGVDQVPQLDYYRAKALQEELLREGPTPYSIVRATQFFEFMAAVLSWTSDDTTVRLPATPIQPMATADIVDNVVEVATGAPLQGIRDIAGPEVFRLDELGRITLAAQHDDRTVTTDDKAGMFAVVTGDVLTAGPDARLSSTRYQDWIRRNG; this is encoded by the coding sequence ATGAAGATCACAGTCGTCGGTGGCACCGGACTGATCGGCTCACAGGTCGTGGACAAGCTGACCGCGGCCGGGCACGAGGCCGTCCCCGCGGCGCTGTCCACGGGAGTCGACCTGCTCACGGGCAAGGGCCTGGACCAGGCGCTGGACGGCGCCGAGGTCGTGGTCAACCTCGCGAACTCGCCGACGTTCGACGAGGCGTCCCTGGACTTCTTCCGCACCTCCATGACCAACCTGCTGGCCGCCGGCGAGCAGGCCGGCGTACGGCACCAGGCGATCCTCTCGATCGTCGGCGTGGACCAGGTACCCCAGCTGGACTACTACCGGGCCAAGGCTCTCCAGGAGGAGCTGCTGCGCGAGGGGCCGACGCCGTACTCCATCGTGCGCGCCACCCAGTTCTTCGAGTTCATGGCCGCCGTCCTGTCGTGGACATCGGACGACACGACCGTCCGGCTGCCCGCGACTCCCATCCAGCCGATGGCGACCGCGGACATCGTCGACAACGTGGTCGAGGTGGCGACCGGCGCCCCGCTCCAGGGCATCCGCGACATCGCCGGACCGGAGGTCTTCCGCCTCGACGAACTCGGCCGGATCACCCTGGCCGCGCAGCACGACGACCGGACGGTGACCACCGACGACAAGGCCGGCATGTTCGCGGTCGTCACCGGCGATGTACTCACGGCGGGGCCGGACGCCCGCCTCTCGTCCACGCGCTACCAGGACTGGATCCGGCGGAACGGATAG
- a CDS encoding aldo/keto reductase, translated as MGTTTRTTELGDGLRVSVLGLGAMGMSAFYGGSDEKESVATLRHAVDRGVTFIDTAEAYGPFENEKLIARALGDRRAEVTLATKASSETDDDGTVHGRNGTPAYIRRAADRSLRHLGTDVIDLYYLHRVDPHVPIEESVGAMSELVAAGKVRHIGLSEASAATIRRAHAVHPLAAVQSEFSLFSRDVLENGEKAVMDELGIGFVAFSPLGRGVLTGGVKSLDDLAPDDARRRLPRFQPEAFAANRALVERVERIAADKGVTVAQVALAWLLGQGVVPIPGTRHRSRLDENAAAAHITLSRDERRRLTEALPASEIAGGRDFAPVAEGADR; from the coding sequence ATGGGCACGACGACGAGGACCACGGAACTCGGTGACGGCCTTCGGGTCTCCGTGCTGGGGCTCGGCGCCATGGGCATGAGCGCGTTCTACGGCGGCAGTGACGAGAAGGAGTCCGTCGCGACACTGCGGCACGCCGTCGACCGGGGCGTCACCTTCATCGACACGGCCGAGGCGTACGGCCCGTTCGAGAACGAGAAGCTGATCGCCCGCGCGCTCGGGGACCGGCGTGCGGAGGTCACCCTGGCCACGAAGGCGTCGTCCGAGACGGACGACGACGGCACGGTGCACGGACGGAACGGCACCCCGGCGTACATCCGCCGGGCCGCCGACAGATCGCTGCGCCACCTTGGCACCGACGTCATCGACCTGTACTACCTGCACCGCGTGGACCCGCACGTGCCGATCGAGGAGTCCGTCGGAGCGATGTCGGAGCTCGTCGCGGCCGGCAAGGTCCGCCACATCGGGCTGTCCGAGGCGTCGGCGGCGACGATCCGCCGGGCGCACGCGGTCCACCCGCTGGCAGCCGTGCAGTCCGAGTTCTCGCTGTTCTCCCGTGACGTACTGGAGAACGGTGAGAAGGCAGTCATGGACGAACTGGGCATCGGCTTCGTCGCGTTCTCGCCGCTCGGGCGCGGGGTGCTGACCGGCGGCGTGAAGAGTCTCGACGACCTCGCCCCGGACGACGCCCGGCGTCGGCTCCCGCGCTTCCAGCCGGAGGCGTTCGCGGCGAACCGCGCGCTCGTGGAGCGCGTGGAGCGGATCGCGGCGGACAAGGGCGTCACGGTCGCGCAGGTGGCACTCGCCTGGCTGCTCGGCCAGGGAGTCGTACCGATCCCCGGCACGCGCCACCGCTCCCGGCTCGACGAGAACGCAGCCGCCGCGCACATCACGCTCTCGCGTGACGAGCGGCGGCGGCTGACGGAGGCGCTGCCCGCCTCCGAGATCGCGGGCGGGCGAGACTTCGCCCCGGTGGCCGAGGGGGCCGACCGCTGA
- a CDS encoding MerR family transcriptional regulator translates to MSGPLLLPDVPDEIPPGGLSIGETAALTGLGVETLRYYEREGLLLDPAPRDAGGRRRYRRNDIAWISGLIMLRETGMPIADIRVMADLSRRSGTEAERLEFLERHRERVIEEMERTKRHLSAIDKKIDAYRLHAKETQAKEAHAKEEGEQRHGHDDEDHGTR, encoded by the coding sequence ATGAGCGGACCACTGCTTCTCCCCGATGTCCCCGACGAGATTCCGCCCGGCGGACTCTCCATCGGGGAGACGGCGGCCCTGACCGGACTCGGTGTCGAGACCCTGCGCTACTACGAGCGCGAAGGACTGCTGCTGGACCCCGCGCCGCGGGACGCGGGCGGGCGCCGTCGCTATCGGAGGAACGACATCGCCTGGATCTCCGGGCTGATCATGCTCCGCGAGACGGGGATGCCGATCGCGGACATACGTGTCATGGCCGATCTCAGCCGCCGCTCCGGTACCGAGGCCGAACGCCTGGAGTTCCTGGAGCGGCACCGCGAACGCGTCATCGAAGAGATGGAACGCACGAAGCGGCACCTGTCCGCGATCGACAAGAAGATCGACGCGTACCGGCTGCACGCGAAGGAAACGCAGGCGAAAGAAGCGCATGCGAAAGAAGAGGGAGAGCAACGGCATGGGCACGACGACGAGGACCACGGAACTCGGTGA
- a CDS encoding plasmid stabilization protein, translating into MPAGSSPKRERQYEHIKEGAEKRGTPEGRAKEIASRTVNKERARSGEARSASRTSTRDPKSASRRGGERSHSGAQGPTRDQLYAEARKKNVEGRSSMNKEQLRKAVGR; encoded by the coding sequence GTGCCGGCAGGATCCAGCCCCAAGCGTGAGCGACAGTACGAGCACATCAAGGAAGGCGCCGAGAAGCGCGGTACGCCGGAGGGGCGCGCCAAGGAGATCGCCTCGCGCACGGTCAACAAGGAACGCGCCCGGTCGGGTGAGGCCAGGTCCGCGAGCAGGACCTCCACGCGGGACCCCAAGTCCGCCTCGCGACGTGGGGGCGAGCGCTCCCACAGCGGCGCCCAGGGACCGACGAGGGACCAGCTCTACGCCGAGGCGAGGAAGAAGAACGTCGAAGGCCGCTCGTCCATGAACAAGGAACAACTGCGCAAGGCCGTGGGCCGCTGA
- a CDS encoding low affinity iron permease family protein, which yields MTLQHPANRGGDRPGRFARLAEYASNFTSSPAFFGVCMVLVGIVIGAHFAKLEVTWLLLAGESMTAVTLLLLALLKNSERRAEHAIQLKLDAIAAALLETREGKPGTAVHSLREAIKIEDDT from the coding sequence ATGACGCTTCAACATCCCGCGAACCGTGGTGGCGACAGGCCCGGACGGTTCGCCCGCCTTGCCGAGTACGCCTCCAACTTCACCAGTTCACCGGCGTTCTTCGGGGTCTGCATGGTCCTCGTCGGCATCGTCATCGGCGCGCACTTCGCCAAGCTGGAGGTGACCTGGCTGCTGCTCGCCGGCGAGTCGATGACCGCGGTGACACTGCTGCTGCTCGCCCTGCTGAAGAACTCCGAGCGCCGCGCGGAGCACGCCATCCAGCTGAAGCTGGACGCCATAGCGGCGGCGCTCCTGGAGACGCGGGAAGGCAAGCCGGGCACGGCCGTGCACAGCCTCCGGGAGGCCATCAAGATCGAGGACGACACCTGA
- a CDS encoding gas vesicle protein encodes MATTDSKDGEEKQARIDISTAMRKAAGQLAELLRCEPSSVSALKATEDGWTADVEVVEIEKIPDTTSVMASYRVSLDGQGQLVGYERIRRYSRGQVDR; translated from the coding sequence ATGGCAACGACGGACAGCAAGGACGGCGAAGAGAAGCAGGCGCGTATCGACATCTCGACGGCGATGCGAAAAGCCGCCGGACAACTCGCCGAACTGCTCCGCTGCGAGCCCAGTTCCGTGTCCGCTCTCAAGGCCACGGAAGACGGCTGGACCGCCGATGTGGAAGTCGTGGAGATCGAGAAGATCCCCGACACCACCAGCGTCATGGCCTCCTATCGCGTCTCACTCGACGGTCAGGGCCAACTCGTGGGCTACGAACGAATTCGCCGGTACTCACGGGGCCAGGTCGACCGCTGA
- a CDS encoding gas vesicle structural protein GvpA produces MSLVQQSNASNTAGSGSGNLYDVLELILDRGLVIDAFVRVSIVGIEILKIDVRVVVASVDTYLRFAEACNRLDLESGRKAPTQLTDIVGDTVESGAKGKSKGALTGAVEAFTDSFQSGRSDSESDSRSGSGSGSNSDDDKEKEKRPARKTASSSGSRRTTQRREE; encoded by the coding sequence ATGAGTCTCGTGCAGCAGAGCAACGCCTCCAACACCGCTGGAAGCGGATCCGGCAATCTCTACGACGTCCTTGAGCTGATTCTCGACAGGGGGCTCGTCATCGATGCCTTCGTTCGTGTTTCGATCGTCGGTATCGAGATTCTCAAGATCGATGTTCGTGTCGTCGTCGCCAGTGTGGACACATATCTGCGATTCGCCGAGGCGTGCAACCGACTTGACCTCGAATCGGGCCGCAAGGCCCCGACACAGCTCACCGACATCGTCGGTGACACGGTGGAGAGCGGAGCCAAGGGGAAGTCGAAAGGCGCGCTGACGGGTGCGGTGGAAGCCTTCACCGACTCGTTCCAGAGCGGCCGTTCCGACTCGGAGTCCGACTCCCGCTCCGGCTCCGGCTCCGGCTCCAACTCCGACGACGACAAGGAGAAGGAGAAGCGGCCGGCGCGCAAGACCGCTTCGTCCAGCGGCAGCCGCCGCACCACCCAGCGCCGGGAGGAGTGA
- a CDS encoding GvpL/GvpF family gas vesicle protein yields the protein MPTYVYAITAADHPLRLDGLNGVGDPPSALRTVKTKALGAVVSDTPPDLRAKRRDLVAHQSVLERLMTDGAALPMRFGLVGPDDDQVRTALEEDRESYTARLTELDGRLEYNLKVSREEQSLLREILAESEEVRRLSEYTRQNPAAQDEKMALGELVSREIQVRHDAVAGELLDALTPSAERDSRADPTKAHFLNVSFLVKRDEAAAFSQAVHEEAERRGDDYEFTLNGPLPPYSFV from the coding sequence ATGCCCACGTACGTCTACGCCATCACCGCGGCCGACCATCCGCTGCGGCTCGACGGCCTCAACGGTGTCGGCGACCCGCCGTCCGCCCTGCGGACCGTGAAGACCAAGGCGCTCGGCGCCGTTGTCAGTGACACGCCGCCGGACTTGCGGGCGAAGCGTCGTGATCTCGTCGCGCACCAGAGCGTGCTGGAACGGCTGATGACCGACGGCGCCGCGCTGCCGATGCGGTTCGGCCTCGTCGGTCCCGACGACGACCAGGTGCGCACCGCGCTGGAGGAGGACCGGGAGAGCTACACCGCCCGCCTCACCGAACTCGACGGCCGCCTGGAATACAACCTGAAGGTGTCGCGGGAGGAGCAGAGCCTGCTGCGCGAAATACTCGCCGAATCAGAAGAAGTACGCCGGCTGAGTGAGTACACGCGGCAGAATCCCGCCGCGCAGGACGAGAAAATGGCACTGGGCGAACTCGTCTCCCGCGAGATCCAGGTCCGTCATGACGCGGTGGCGGGCGAACTGCTCGACGCGCTGACGCCGTCGGCGGAACGTGACTCCCGGGCCGATCCCACCAAGGCGCATTTCCTTAATGTGTCGTTCCTGGTGAAGCGTGACGAGGCCGCCGCTTTCTCGCAGGCGGTTCATGAAGAGGCTGAACGCCGGGGTGACGACTACGAGTTCACCCTGAACGGACCGCTGCCCCCTTACAGCTTCGTCTGA
- a CDS encoding gas vesicle protein GvpG, with amino-acid sequence MGLITQILTLPLAPVRGSVWVLDQVVLAAEREYYDPDPVRKELADLEKELLSGGISEEEFDRREDELLDRLDEIEAHQRRLRANP; translated from the coding sequence ATGGGCCTCATCACGCAGATTCTCACTCTGCCGCTCGCACCCGTAAGGGGCTCCGTCTGGGTTCTCGATCAGGTGGTGCTCGCGGCGGAACGCGAGTACTACGACCCCGATCCCGTGCGCAAGGAATTGGCCGATCTGGAGAAGGAGCTGCTGAGCGGCGGTATCAGCGAAGAGGAATTCGACCGGCGCGAGGACGAACTGCTGGACAGGCTCGATGAGATCGAGGCACACCAGCGACGTCTGAGGGCCAATCCCTGA
- a CDS encoding SRPBCC family protein, with protein sequence MADSTLTRLKEDVAKNPATDRLKEELQNYLKARATHAVTNLGQRLGEGVGKLADPKNGPGGAVKSLAKGGQALGEGKSPAQAAMAAGTSHLKDTIKDKVKGLFGKGRKGGGGKSKSVTITEDIDVGVPVREAYDQWTQFQEFSTFAKGVVSVEKADDTSSNWKVKVAKSTRSWKANVTEQVPDERITWTTEGAKGTVKGVVTFHAITDNLTRVLLVLEYFPKGLFEKTGNIWRAQGRRARLDLKLYRKFIMMRGEATDGWRGEIRDGEVVLEHDDAVEEEEAREREEGEDAPEAAADEEYTDEEELPEEDREERAEYDDEDEVADEEDAPADEARAEEEAPAEEDAPAEDEYEDVDEDELVDDEEEEEPAPRSRRRTASASR encoded by the coding sequence ATGGCTGACTCGACCCTGACCAGGCTCAAGGAGGACGTGGCGAAGAATCCTGCCACCGACCGTCTGAAGGAAGAGCTCCAGAACTACCTCAAGGCGCGCGCCACGCACGCCGTCACCAACCTCGGGCAGCGGCTCGGCGAAGGAGTCGGCAAGCTGGCCGACCCCAAGAACGGTCCCGGCGGGGCGGTGAAGTCCCTGGCCAAGGGCGGCCAGGCGCTCGGCGAGGGCAAGTCGCCCGCGCAGGCGGCCATGGCCGCCGGTACCTCCCATCTGAAGGACACCATCAAGGACAAGGTCAAGGGTTTGTTCGGCAAGGGGCGCAAGGGCGGCGGCGGCAAGTCGAAGAGCGTCACCATCACCGAGGACATCGACGTCGGTGTGCCGGTGCGTGAGGCGTACGACCAGTGGACGCAGTTCCAGGAGTTCAGCACCTTCGCCAAGGGTGTCGTGAGCGTCGAGAAGGCCGACGACACCAGCAGCAACTGGAAGGTGAAGGTCGCCAAGTCCACCCGCAGCTGGAAGGCGAACGTCACCGAGCAGGTGCCGGACGAGCGCATCACCTGGACCACCGAGGGCGCCAAGGGCACGGTCAAGGGCGTGGTGACCTTCCACGCCATCACCGACAACCTGACGCGGGTGCTGCTGGTTCTCGAATACTTCCCCAAGGGGCTGTTCGAGAAGACCGGCAACATCTGGCGCGCCCAGGGCCGCAGGGCCCGTCTCGACCTCAAGCTCTACCGCAAGTTCATCATGATGCGCGGCGAGGCCACCGACGGCTGGCGCGGTGAGATCCGCGACGGGGAGGTCGTGCTGGAGCACGACGACGCCGTGGAGGAGGAAGAGGCCCGTGAGCGGGAAGAGGGCGAGGACGCCCCCGAGGCCGCGGCCGACGAGGAGTACACGGACGAGGAGGAGCTTCCCGAGGAGGACCGGGAGGAGCGTGCCGAGTACGACGACGAGGACGAGGTCGCCGATGAGGAGGACGCTCCCGCCGACGAGGCTCGCGCCGAAGAGGAAGCTCCCGCAGAAGAGGACGCCCCCGCCGAGGACGAGTACGAGGACGTCGACGAGGACGAACTCGTCGACGACGAAGAGGAAGAGGAGCCGGCCCCGCGTTCCCGGCGCCGTACCGCCTCTGCGAGTCGCTGA